A single window of Cytobacillus dafuensis DNA harbors:
- a CDS encoding YkoP family protein — protein MRGYVLSIWSLFDPIYYFFTRLTILPCEGTKNNIFRIRLTKYKGRKIVLSDGTTINKNDTLVKIHIHNVRLLKELKGINSELKKAKMIYRFVQESLPGVELYIRNCRHSCEIKGIIGITMLNKACERLGFEVINISNPMYKWFKWIAFLPIEILSSQNTSWHIIKNRTPNYLFMSTHKLSNMYKNYIRNGE, from the coding sequence ATGAGAGGATATGTTCTTTCGATTTGGAGTTTATTCGACCCCATTTACTATTTCTTCACACGGCTTACAATACTTCCATGTGAAGGAACTAAAAATAATATTTTTAGAATTAGACTGACAAAATATAAAGGGAGAAAAATTGTCCTTTCTGATGGAACTACAATAAACAAAAATGATACTTTGGTGAAAATTCACATTCACAATGTCAGGCTATTGAAAGAATTAAAAGGTATAAACAGTGAATTGAAAAAAGCGAAAATGATCTATCGCTTCGTTCAAGAATCTTTACCAGGTGTAGAGCTTTACATACGGAACTGTAGACATTCCTGCGAGATAAAAGGAATCATAGGTATTACTATGTTAAATAAAGCGTGTGAACGGCTGGGCTTTGAGGTCATCAATATCTCTAATCCCATGTATAAATGGTTTAAATGGATAGCATTTTTACCGATAGAAATTCTCTCTAGCCAAAATACTTCTTGGCATATCATTAAAAATCGCACACCAAATTATTTATTTATGTCAACACATAAATTATCGAACATGTATAAGAATTATATACGCAATGGTGAATAA
- a CDS encoding DUF1259 domain-containing protein, producing the protein MIKKNKIIIGLVLILLILATGACSFTSYTNKTQIKNQSYNPDTPAMVGKKTNWESVEQVIGKSGEIKKGDVLYFSLPRTDLHVSINSIQLNPAFALSSWLAFKEMNDKVMVMGDLVLTQEEVNLVMTELIRGGIKITALHNHLMRESPKIMYMHIEGYGSGVALAKALRAGIDQSSTPIKPDQPSVKGAFLLDKEQLDDFIGKEGLISNGIYKVGFPRAEQIKENGMTIPPSMGTSTAINFQPTGEGNAAITGDFVLTAKEVNPVIQTLRKYGIEVDALHNHMLFEEPRLFFIHFWANDDALKLAKGIREAIDQTNSK; encoded by the coding sequence ATGATCAAAAAAAATAAAATCATAATTGGATTAGTATTGATCTTGCTGATATTAGCTACTGGAGCATGTTCTTTTACCTCTTATACGAATAAAACACAGATAAAAAACCAAAGTTACAATCCGGATACCCCTGCCATGGTTGGAAAAAAAACGAATTGGGAATCCGTTGAACAGGTGATTGGTAAAAGTGGAGAAATAAAAAAAGGAGACGTGCTTTACTTCAGCCTACCTCGAACAGATCTACATGTATCGATTAACAGTATTCAGTTAAATCCTGCCTTCGCACTAAGTTCTTGGTTAGCATTTAAAGAAATGAATGATAAGGTAATGGTTATGGGAGACTTAGTTCTAACGCAGGAAGAAGTCAATTTAGTTATGACTGAGCTGATCCGTGGTGGTATAAAAATAACTGCTTTACACAATCATTTGATGAGAGAATCTCCCAAAATAATGTATATGCATATCGAAGGATATGGAAGTGGAGTAGCTTTAGCGAAAGCACTTCGAGCAGGAATCGATCAATCGAGTACCCCTATTAAGCCAGATCAACCATCGGTTAAAGGAGCATTTCTGTTAGATAAAGAGCAACTTGATGATTTTATCGGTAAAGAAGGATTGATAAGTAATGGAATTTACAAGGTTGGGTTCCCTCGTGCTGAACAAATCAAGGAAAACGGAATGACCATCCCTCCTTCAATGGGAACGTCTACAGCTATAAACTTTCAACCCACAGGCGAAGGAAACGCGGCAATTACAGGAGATTTTGTCTTAACTGCTAAAGAAGTTAATCCAGTGATACAGACTTTACGCAAATATGGTATTGAAGTTGACGCATTGCATAATCATATGTTGTTTGAAGAACCACGTCTCTTTTTCATCCACTTTTGGGCAAATGATGATGCGCTCAAATTAGCAAAAGGGATTCGTGAAGCGATTGACCAAACTAATAGTAAATAA
- a CDS encoding VTT domain-containing protein, whose protein sequence is MQSLTNLIENHGYVILFLSLMLELIAFPLPGEFLMGYAGVLVFQGKLSWILSSVAAGLGSCTGMTISYLVGYKLGAPFFHKHGHRIHMGPDRLEKMSNWFEKYGNKLIVVAFYIPGVRHFTGYFSGITQISFRAYAIYAYIGAFIWTGTFIFLGKLLGPQWEQFHTSLKKYFFVGSVTFICLFVFIYILRKYRVKIKETIMVGLGRGVQRIHSLRRLRLLIAVIAVLFLIFVIFVISLTENYLNNEFKQFDTIVITLVTLIFDESWKPWMSSFGLFASIKVTISLIVLTYLWILLKSKDRILEISFLLFVVIGGEYFEEGIRRIFYHLQPVHPRLTKQILYSFPSEQSITALFLYGFFAYLFVRYSKNAWMQTFVSILIFIIIILIGLSRIYLMQQLPSDVVAGYAFGGVWLSLNILVMEIFRFTNRLNRLKYIK, encoded by the coding sequence ATGCAATCTTTAACGAACTTGATTGAAAATCATGGATATGTGATTCTATTTTTATCTCTTATGTTAGAACTTATTGCTTTTCCGCTCCCTGGGGAGTTCCTGATGGGTTATGCGGGTGTACTTGTGTTTCAAGGGAAGTTAAGTTGGATACTAAGTAGTGTAGCAGCAGGTTTAGGGAGTTGTACAGGTATGACTATCTCTTATTTGGTAGGCTATAAATTGGGAGCTCCTTTTTTTCATAAACATGGTCATCGAATTCATATGGGGCCGGATCGACTAGAGAAAATGTCTAATTGGTTTGAAAAATATGGCAATAAACTAATAGTGGTTGCATTTTACATACCAGGAGTTAGACATTTTACAGGTTATTTTTCGGGTATTACTCAAATATCGTTTCGTGCATATGCTATTTATGCCTATATTGGTGCCTTTATTTGGACAGGGACATTTATTTTTCTTGGAAAATTATTAGGTCCTCAGTGGGAGCAGTTCCATACTTCGCTAAAGAAATACTTTTTTGTCGGAAGTGTTACTTTCATTTGTCTGTTCGTTTTTATCTATATTCTGAGAAAATATAGAGTAAAAATTAAAGAAACGATTATGGTTGGACTAGGAAGAGGAGTTCAACGAATTCACTCTCTCAGAAGGCTTAGACTTTTAATTGCAGTCATAGCTGTTTTATTCTTAATTTTTGTCATTTTCGTAATCAGTTTAACTGAAAATTACTTAAACAATGAATTTAAACAATTTGATACGATTGTAATCACATTAGTTACTCTAATATTTGATGAAAGCTGGAAACCTTGGATGAGTTCTTTTGGTTTATTTGCTTCCATTAAGGTAACCATCTCCTTAATTGTCTTAACCTACTTATGGATTTTGTTAAAGTCGAAAGATCGAATTCTAGAAATTTCCTTTTTGCTCTTTGTAGTAATTGGAGGAGAATATTTTGAAGAAGGAATCAGACGTATTTTTTATCATTTGCAACCTGTCCATCCTCGGTTAACAAAACAGATTTTGTACTCATTTCCTAGTGAACAATCGATAACTGCTTTATTTCTATATGGTTTTTTCGCCTATCTTTTCGTGCGATACTCTAAAAATGCATGGATGCAAACGTTTGTTTCTATATTAATTTTTATTATTATCATTCTCATTGGATTAAGCCGCATTTACTTGATGCAACAATTACCAAGTGATGTTGTAGCTGGCTACGCTTTTGGCGGAGTTTGGTTAAGTCTAAACATTTTAGTAATGGAAATTTTCCGATTCACAAACAGGCTCAACAGATTGAAATATATAAAGTAA
- the mprF gene encoding bifunctional lysylphosphatidylglycerol flippase/synthetase MprF gives MQKIINVKMIFQFLKIIFPLILLILAVIEIKKFTGDINVDLLRHEVSQIHYLKLAIVLLITMAAIIPMFFYDLVIVKKLEITVPTIKLIKQSLIINSFSNLIGFAGLIGVMLRTYLYQTHEMDKRRLLKTIANVSLFYLTGISLLSLVILAGYRDFPLLLSKKWIYLAVIGVGMYLPLLLIISSIKKNKGSDTSINLRTKFQLILISFMEWTAIFLAIWILAMVIKIPLHFNEIFPIFIAASCAGIVSMIPGGLGSFDLVFIWGSQHFGIQDEKILFLLILYRIGYLFIPFLIGFVLFVKEFWEKWNKSWDNLPNVLLQNASHVLITILVFFSGLILLLSASVPGIVKRLKFVEDLLSFPIISLSHQLTVAAGFLLLGLSRGIEYKVKRAYHLTIAVLFFAALFSLFKGFDYEEAIVMLVVAFLLRMSKSRFYRESYVLTWSKTIFDIIMIILITSMYVIIGYINLPTAKINIPIKFIPYVITDYRDLFYSAFIGLNIALFVLIIGNVFKKPRNRFMERSNSQEEKIREHIKKYNGNVLTHLIFLHDKFIFWNNKNNVLFSFQKYADKLVILGEPIGEKSDFRHAIEEFQQISDLHGYTPVFYEVSNKMLPYLHESGFAFFKLGEEALVDLEQFSLSGKKMKGERAVKNKFERENYIFEIIKPPFSHELLNELKEISDDWLQGRREKGYSLGFFDENYLNKAEIAILKEKGTKIIAFTSLMPVYDHKETISVDLMRFIPDSPSGTMDFILLSLFEWAKEERFKNFNLGMAPLSNVGHSKFAFLSEKIAEQIYLHGHFFYQFQGLRKFKEKYANSWESKYLAYRRKSSLPFTMTQVTLLIGKKRKK, from the coding sequence ATGCAAAAAATAATAAACGTAAAAATGATATTTCAATTCCTAAAAATAATTTTTCCACTCATTTTATTAATTCTGGCAGTCATTGAAATTAAAAAATTCACAGGGGACATAAATGTAGATTTGCTCCGCCATGAAGTAAGCCAAATTCATTATTTAAAACTAGCCATCGTTCTATTGATTACGATGGCAGCAATTATTCCAATGTTTTTTTATGATTTGGTAATTGTTAAAAAATTAGAGATCACTGTACCGACAATAAAACTGATCAAGCAGTCTTTAATTATTAACTCCTTTTCAAATCTAATTGGGTTTGCCGGATTAATCGGAGTGATGCTTAGAACTTACTTATATCAAACACATGAAATGGACAAGCGCAGACTGCTGAAGACAATTGCAAACGTATCATTATTCTATTTAACAGGCATTTCTTTGCTTTCATTAGTTATACTTGCAGGTTACAGAGATTTCCCTCTTTTATTAAGCAAAAAATGGATTTATTTAGCCGTGATAGGAGTGGGGATGTATCTACCGCTCCTATTAATCATTTCTTCCATTAAAAAAAATAAAGGTTCAGACACATCCATAAATTTACGAACTAAGTTCCAACTTATTTTGATTTCTTTCATGGAATGGACAGCTATCTTCCTAGCTATCTGGATATTGGCCATGGTGATAAAAATACCTCTTCACTTTAATGAAATCTTTCCTATTTTTATTGCTGCGTCATGTGCCGGAATTGTAAGTATGATCCCTGGAGGCCTTGGATCATTTGACCTCGTTTTTATTTGGGGATCACAGCACTTTGGGATACAGGATGAAAAGATCCTTTTCTTGCTGATTTTATATCGAATTGGCTATTTATTTATTCCATTTTTAATTGGATTTGTATTATTTGTAAAGGAATTCTGGGAAAAATGGAATAAATCATGGGATAATCTGCCGAATGTGCTTCTACAGAATGCAAGTCATGTGCTAATAACAATATTAGTATTTTTTTCTGGGCTAATCTTACTTCTTTCGGCATCTGTGCCAGGAATCGTGAAAAGGTTGAAATTTGTCGAAGATCTTTTATCATTCCCCATTATTAGCTTATCCCACCAGCTTACCGTTGCGGCTGGATTTCTCTTGCTTGGTCTATCAAGAGGAATTGAATATAAAGTGAAGCGGGCTTATCATCTGACCATCGCGGTATTATTCTTTGCTGCTTTATTTTCACTTTTCAAAGGATTTGACTATGAGGAAGCAATCGTAATGCTGGTTGTTGCCTTTCTCCTTCGAATGTCCAAGTCCCGATTTTATCGAGAAAGTTATGTTTTGACATGGAGTAAAACCATTTTTGACATAATAATGATCATTCTCATTACTTCCATGTATGTGATTATCGGATACATTAATTTACCTACAGCAAAAATCAATATACCGATAAAGTTTATCCCTTATGTTATTACTGATTATCGTGATTTATTTTACAGTGCTTTTATTGGACTGAACATCGCCTTATTCGTACTTATCATTGGAAATGTCTTTAAAAAGCCACGAAATAGGTTTATGGAAAGATCTAATAGCCAGGAAGAAAAAATACGCGAACATATAAAAAAATATAATGGAAATGTGCTAACCCATTTAATTTTCCTGCATGATAAATTTATTTTCTGGAATAACAAGAATAACGTCCTGTTTTCCTTTCAAAAATACGCGGACAAGCTCGTAATTCTTGGAGAACCAATTGGAGAAAAATCCGATTTTCGACATGCAATAGAAGAGTTTCAGCAAATATCAGATCTTCATGGGTATACACCAGTATTTTATGAAGTAAGCAATAAAATGCTTCCTTATCTACATGAAAGCGGTTTTGCTTTCTTTAAGCTTGGCGAAGAGGCATTAGTTGATTTAGAGCAATTCTCCCTATCAGGTAAAAAAATGAAAGGGGAAAGAGCTGTTAAAAATAAGTTTGAACGAGAGAATTATATTTTTGAAATTATTAAGCCGCCTTTTAGTCATGAGTTACTGAATGAACTAAAAGAAATATCAGATGATTGGCTTCAGGGTAGAAGGGAAAAAGGATATTCGTTAGGTTTTTTTGATGAAAATTATCTGAATAAGGCTGAAATTGCCATCTTGAAAGAAAAAGGAACAAAGATCATCGCCTTTACAAGCCTGATGCCAGTTTATGATCATAAAGAAACGATTTCTGTGGATTTAATGCGCTTTATACCAGATTCTCCTTCAGGAACGATGGATTTTATCTTACTGTCATTATTTGAATGGGCAAAGGAAGAAAGATTTAAAAACTTTAATTTAGGAATGGCACCACTTTCTAACGTAGGGCATTCCAAGTTTGCATTTTTGAGCGAAAAAATAGCCGAACAAATCTATCTGCACGGCCATTTTTTCTATCAATTTCAAGGCTTGAGAAAATTCAAAGAAAAATATGCAAATTCATGGGAATCTAAGTATTTGGCTTATCGTAGAAAATCTTCACTTCCTTTTACGATGACACAAGTGACACTTTTGATAGGGAAAAAAAGAAAAAAATGA
- a CDS encoding DMSO/selenate family reductase complex A subunit, whose amino-acid sequence MKKEKSGGLLNQKIGRRSFLKWSGAVAAPAVLGTSIGFTKLKEADTVLAESKDSTEKIYYTSNGNNCGGRCVIKAHVKNGQVVRISTQIKEEENGQPALKACVRGRNYRNMTYHPDRLKYPMKRVGKRGEGKFERISWDEAIDTIASEMKRITKKYGPASRYSVYGWGNGYGVTSDISSVNKLLALTGGYLNYRGNYSSFQTGTATPTIYGTGSSGNSYSSLAYSKVIILMAHNPGATVFGTTMRTYLMKARENGAKIIVVDPRYSESAKGLADEWIPIKPTTDTALMDAMAYVIYTEGLHDQAFLDKYCIGFDEKTLPEGIDAKESIKAYLLGEKDGIKKTPEWAEKITGMDRNTIKYLARLYATNKPGALMLGNGGQRHAYGEQHPRGGALLACMTGNVGVLGGWASAKGDCAGRPSGWQSRFSSATNPVEASISCFTFTDAIFRGTEMTAEDGLQGADKLDTNIKLIFNFSGNALLNQHSDINRTKEILADESKAEFIVVNDIFMTPSAKYADILLPGTTFLERNDILNPWSDEGYVTVQQKVLEPLYECRDEYEVCAAIAKKLGVYDKFTEGKTRREWMDDYVEAVRESVDPNFPSFDELCKKGVHFFPMDDITIAFEDFVKDPKVNPLSTPTGKIELFSKTVWDMNQHDEIPAIPKYIAAWEGPEDPLIEKYPLQLIGWHFVRRCHSIHDNQPWLEEAEKQVMWMNPIDAKKRNIKDSDKVKVFNDRGTIFIPVHVTNKIVPGVIAVPQGAWHSADKNGNDVRGSLNVLTNSRPTAWAKANPQHTNLAEVEKA is encoded by the coding sequence ATGAAAAAAGAAAAATCAGGTGGTCTATTAAATCAAAAGATTGGGAGAAGATCATTTCTAAAATGGTCAGGTGCTGTTGCTGCACCGGCTGTATTAGGTACTAGTATTGGATTCACGAAATTGAAAGAAGCTGATACAGTACTTGCGGAGTCAAAGGATTCAACAGAAAAAATATACTACACTTCAAACGGGAATAACTGTGGTGGCCGTTGTGTAATAAAAGCCCATGTGAAAAACGGACAAGTAGTAAGAATTAGCACGCAAATAAAAGAAGAAGAAAATGGCCAACCTGCTTTAAAAGCTTGCGTACGTGGCCGTAATTATCGAAACATGACCTATCATCCAGACCGCTTAAAATATCCAATGAAGCGTGTAGGTAAACGTGGAGAAGGAAAATTTGAACGTATTTCTTGGGATGAAGCAATTGATACGATTGCATCTGAAATGAAGCGTATTACTAAAAAATATGGTCCAGCATCTCGTTACTCTGTTTATGGTTGGGGTAACGGATACGGAGTAACTTCAGATATCTCTAGTGTGAATAAACTTCTTGCTTTAACAGGTGGATATTTGAATTACCGTGGAAACTACAGCTCATTCCAAACAGGAACAGCAACACCAACGATATACGGAACAGGGAGTTCTGGAAATTCATATTCGTCACTAGCCTATTCTAAAGTAATTATTTTAATGGCGCATAACCCAGGTGCAACCGTTTTTGGTACAACTATGCGTACATATTTAATGAAGGCTCGCGAAAATGGCGCCAAGATTATTGTCGTTGATCCACGCTACTCTGAATCAGCCAAAGGTTTAGCGGATGAATGGATTCCGATCAAGCCAACAACTGACACAGCACTAATGGATGCGATGGCATATGTAATTTATACAGAAGGATTGCATGATCAAGCATTTTTAGATAAATATTGTATCGGCTTTGATGAAAAAACTTTACCAGAAGGTATTGATGCAAAAGAGAGCATTAAAGCCTATCTTCTTGGAGAAAAAGATGGAATTAAAAAAACACCTGAATGGGCGGAAAAAATTACAGGTATGGATCGTAATACAATTAAGTATTTAGCTCGTTTATATGCAACAAATAAACCAGGTGCCTTAATGCTTGGTAACGGTGGTCAACGTCATGCCTATGGAGAGCAGCATCCTAGAGGAGGAGCATTGCTCGCTTGCATGACTGGTAATGTAGGCGTACTTGGGGGCTGGGCATCTGCAAAAGGTGATTGTGCTGGCAGACCATCTGGTTGGCAATCTAGATTCTCAAGTGCTACAAATCCAGTTGAAGCATCTATTTCATGCTTTACGTTTACCGATGCGATTTTTCGTGGAACAGAAATGACAGCAGAAGATGGTTTACAAGGTGCTGATAAATTAGATACGAATATTAAATTGATCTTCAATTTCTCAGGTAACGCCTTATTAAACCAGCATTCTGATATTAATAGAACGAAGGAAATTTTAGCAGATGAAAGTAAAGCTGAATTCATCGTTGTAAACGATATTTTTATGACCCCAAGTGCTAAATATGCAGATATTCTATTGCCAGGAACCACTTTCTTAGAACGAAATGATATATTAAATCCCTGGTCTGATGAAGGCTATGTAACAGTTCAACAAAAGGTTCTTGAGCCTTTATATGAATGTCGTGATGAATATGAGGTTTGTGCTGCAATTGCGAAGAAATTAGGAGTGTATGACAAATTTACAGAAGGAAAAACTCGTCGTGAGTGGATGGATGATTATGTTGAAGCAGTCCGTGAATCAGTCGATCCTAACTTCCCATCGTTTGATGAATTATGTAAAAAAGGCGTTCACTTCTTCCCAATGGATGACATTACAATAGCTTTTGAAGATTTTGTAAAAGATCCAAAAGTTAATCCGTTAAGCACACCAACTGGAAAAATAGAATTATTCTCGAAAACCGTTTGGGATATGAATCAACATGATGAAATTCCAGCCATTCCAAAATACATTGCAGCTTGGGAAGGACCTGAGGATCCATTAATTGAAAAATATCCGTTGCAGCTTATTGGTTGGCACTTTGTCCGTCGATGCCATTCCATCCATGATAATCAACCTTGGTTAGAGGAAGCAGAAAAGCAAGTAATGTGGATGAATCCGATTGATGCAAAAAAGCGGAATATTAAGGATTCAGACAAGGTCAAAGTTTTCAATGATCGTGGAACTATCTTTATTCCTGTTCATGTAACCAATAAAATTGTTCCTGGAGTAATTGCTGTCCCACAAGGAGCATGGCATTCTGCTGATAAGAATGGAAATGATGTCAGAGGAAGCTTGAATGTGTTAACAAACTCAAGACCAACAGCTTGGGCGAAGGCAAATCCACAACACACAAACTTAGCGGAAGTTGAAAAGGCGTAA
- a CDS encoding TIGR00266 family protein, whose protein sequence is MMNHEIDYKLYGDDMQFVEVELDPNETVVAEAGSLMMMDADIKMETVFGDSSSSNGGVIGKLLGAGKRVITGESLFMTTFTNVGTGKKHVSFASPYPGKIIPMNLKELDGKLICQKDSFLAAAKGVSVGVEFQRKLSVGFFGGEGFIMQKLEGDGMAFIHAGGTIHKVDLATGEKLMVDTGCLVAMTSGVHYNIEMVKGVKTALFGGEGLFFASLQGPGTVWVQSLPFSRLASKVFAAAPQRGGSVDEGGIGRVFDLFSDK, encoded by the coding sequence GTGATGAATCACGAAATCGATTATAAGTTGTATGGGGATGATATGCAATTTGTAGAAGTGGAATTGGATCCTAACGAAACCGTAGTCGCAGAAGCTGGAAGTCTAATGATGATGGATGCTGATATCAAAATGGAAACGGTATTTGGAGATAGCTCTTCTTCTAATGGTGGAGTAATTGGGAAATTACTCGGAGCGGGTAAAAGAGTTATAACAGGTGAAAGCCTATTTATGACTACGTTCACGAATGTAGGAACCGGTAAGAAACATGTCTCATTTGCATCTCCATATCCAGGGAAGATCATTCCAATGAATTTAAAAGAATTAGACGGTAAACTGATATGTCAAAAAGATTCGTTTTTAGCTGCAGCTAAGGGTGTTTCTGTTGGTGTTGAGTTCCAACGAAAGTTAAGTGTAGGATTTTTCGGAGGCGAGGGTTTCATCATGCAGAAACTCGAAGGCGACGGAATGGCTTTCATTCATGCTGGGGGAACCATTCATAAGGTGGATTTAGCAACTGGAGAGAAATTAATGGTAGATACAGGATGCCTTGTTGCTATGACAAGTGGTGTTCATTACAATATCGAAATGGTGAAAGGCGTCAAAACAGCATTATTCGGTGGAGAAGGTCTATTTTTTGCTTCTCTTCAAGGTCCTGGTACAGTATGGGTACAATCTTTACCTTTCAGTCGCTTAGCAAGTAAGGTATTTGCTGCAGCGCCGCAAAGAGGTGGCTCCGTTGATGAAGGTGGAATCGGAAGAGTGTTTGATCTGTTTAGTGATAAATAA
- a CDS encoding S9 family peptidase has protein sequence MDEISLDPYVQVRTMKSLEYEPNGKKISFISDITGLPQVWDYYRENRLLAQSSFTKEGITFIKYVTGTSDRIIGMDVSGNEREQLYLLKKNGELIALTNSPEHVHLYGGSSPDGKWIAWSSNRRNPAFFDIYIQNLETLEIRLVFAQNGMFTVVTWFPDGKSLLVRKTNSPLDHDLGVLSLLTGSMDWITEHSGEASFKNIHLNKRGDQIFLLSNKDHEFFALACIHLPTKQFNWLARGKWDFEGLAINNEKNKLAFTINEGGISKGILLNLDTCTLYTWETPMGVMTNLKFSPTNKKLLFILNGPAHPSDIWELDLESLNAKRLSYFSQIPILEGKLIEPSLIFYRSFDNLQIPAFYYKPKHAAEKMPVVIFIHGGPETQSRPVYNPLLQYFLNLGYAIITPNIRGSTGYGKTYTHLDDVRKRMDAVKDLISLVEWLKGDKDVDVEKIAVMGGSYGGFMVLSAISHYPNLWAAAVDIVGISSLRTFLKTTSPWRKEFREYEYGTIEKDGDFFDQIDPLNYADKISSPLMVIHGVNDPRVPIEESEQIVNKLKERNHPVTFIRFEEEGHSLVKQKSKKYAYSKIADFLEKYIGKNQFINVDE, from the coding sequence ATGGATGAAATTAGTCTAGATCCTTATGTGCAAGTTCGTACGATGAAAAGTCTTGAATACGAACCGAACGGAAAAAAGATAAGCTTTATTTCTGATATAACTGGATTACCACAGGTTTGGGATTATTATCGAGAAAATAGGCTGCTTGCCCAATCCTCCTTTACAAAGGAAGGAATCACCTTCATAAAATATGTAACTGGTACATCGGATCGGATTATCGGAATGGATGTTTCTGGGAATGAAAGGGAGCAACTGTACTTATTAAAGAAAAATGGAGAGCTGATTGCCCTGACAAACTCCCCAGAACATGTTCATTTATATGGAGGAAGCTCTCCGGATGGAAAATGGATTGCTTGGTCGAGTAATCGACGAAATCCAGCATTTTTTGATATTTATATTCAGAATCTTGAGACCCTTGAAATTCGCCTTGTTTTTGCTCAAAATGGGATGTTTACTGTTGTGACATGGTTTCCCGATGGGAAATCATTATTGGTTAGAAAAACAAACTCTCCCCTTGATCATGATTTAGGTGTGTTATCACTTTTAACTGGCTCCATGGACTGGATAACAGAACATTCAGGAGAAGCAAGCTTTAAAAATATCCATTTGAATAAGAGAGGAGATCAAATATTTCTATTATCAAATAAAGACCATGAATTTTTTGCGCTAGCATGTATTCATTTACCCACTAAACAATTCAATTGGCTAGCGAGGGGAAAGTGGGATTTTGAAGGCTTAGCTATAAATAATGAGAAAAATAAATTAGCATTCACCATCAATGAGGGGGGAATATCAAAAGGGATTTTATTAAACTTAGATACATGTACTCTTTATACATGGGAAACACCAATGGGAGTAATGACTAATCTCAAATTTTCACCTACAAATAAAAAACTCCTCTTTATATTGAACGGGCCAGCACATCCATCTGATATATGGGAGCTTGACCTTGAATCCCTGAATGCAAAACGTCTATCATATTTTTCTCAAATCCCCATTCTTGAAGGAAAATTAATTGAGCCTTCACTTATATTCTATCGTTCTTTTGACAACCTTCAGATCCCCGCCTTTTACTATAAGCCAAAACATGCAGCTGAGAAAATGCCTGTTGTCATATTTATCCATGGTGGACCTGAAACTCAAAGTCGTCCCGTTTACAACCCTCTTTTGCAATATTTTCTAAACCTCGGTTATGCAATAATAACTCCAAATATTCGCGGCAGTACAGGATACGGAAAAACGTATACTCATTTAGATGATGTTCGCAAGCGGATGGATGCTGTGAAAGATCTTATTTCTTTAGTGGAATGGCTAAAAGGTGATAAAGATGTTGATGTTGAAAAGATAGCGGTTATGGGAGGAAGCTATGGTGGATTCATGGTCCTTTCCGCCATCAGTCACTATCCAAATTTATGGGCGGCTGCTGTCGATATCGTCGGAATATCAAGCTTGCGAACATTCTTAAAAACAACAAGTCCTTGGAGGAAGGAGTTTAGAGAGTATGAATATGGAACGATTGAAAAGGATGGTGATTTTTTTGACCAAATCGATCCATTGAATTATGCCGATAAAATCTCCTCTCCACTTATGGTAATCCATGGAGTTAATGACCCGCGCGTCCCAATTGAAGAATCCGAGCAGATCGTGAATAAACTTAAGGAACGAAATCATCCTGTTACATTTATTCGTTTCGAAGAGGAGGGGCATTCGTTAGTAAAACAAAAAAGTAAAAAATATGCCTATTCTAAGATTGCCGACTTTCTTGAAAAATACATTGGAAAAAATCAGTTCATTAATGTTGATGAATGA